A single region of the Rhodospirillales bacterium genome encodes:
- a CDS encoding O-antigen ligase family protein: MTCKHQWMTLTWLAAFLCSLFLVNAWQLEFFLGAVLLVFVWSCACLFKGLETGWEIPKSAVLAFAGGFWALAFLSVFRSELPFVSLSAFCFFSVMPLSFLVFILCRDEEALKKTGYVLAAVFAGLALWALIQFIFLNEYFEGRVRHPLANPNALAALFNLALFPAMGWMCVAPNKRQAFMALGLCVLLVGGIMATGSRGALLSAFPALFVFLVFGWHRVKTHWRILSLLGISAIALFFLSSLGNTYYEAMAWRVMDTVRLVPDDISNNRLNIWAGTWLMIKDHWLLGTGIGTFFLYYPEYRLPQDMTGAISSHSDPLQYWAEMGLFSLLLFYGFTAAVLVRTFRALAAIPKDSVLRIAVLAPFCGISAVVVHTHVTFNLYNISILFGVGFLLSVWFLATGKVLKDRRFKVSFPATLPLSVKQFVVMLPFLSIGFLLSTYIVSEHFVNRARDNIFEGDLNAFAGNIERANIIGLQSNYRAYILAVNVPLGILQESGNTLSEEQKKDLYDQATLILKRAQYLNPRSASALYYQAKLQTLVPASFLPADAPGKEKLYARTLRLDPLHLGARMALANEMYDKGDLGGAFALLKEGMDYKYNSPLALGFYGRLLLMSIEADDKETQRLAGNKMVRFKKLMDSSYKKQNTTIGRQLFGAEDVLGP, from the coding sequence ATGACCTGCAAACATCAATGGATGACCCTCACATGGCTGGCTGCGTTTTTGTGCAGCCTGTTTCTTGTCAACGCCTGGCAGCTTGAGTTTTTTCTGGGCGCGGTCCTGCTTGTTTTCGTCTGGTCCTGCGCCTGTCTTTTCAAAGGGCTGGAGACAGGATGGGAGATTCCCAAAAGCGCGGTTCTGGCCTTTGCCGGAGGGTTTTGGGCGCTGGCCTTTTTGAGCGTTTTCCGGTCGGAGCTTCCGTTTGTCTCCCTCTCGGCCTTTTGTTTTTTCAGCGTCATGCCGCTTAGCTTTCTGGTTTTCATCCTGTGCCGTGATGAAGAGGCTTTAAAGAAAACCGGTTATGTGCTGGCGGCGGTGTTTGCCGGTTTGGCGCTTTGGGCCCTGATCCAGTTTATATTTCTGAATGAGTATTTTGAAGGGCGCGTGCGTCATCCGTTGGCCAACCCGAACGCTCTGGCCGCGCTTTTTAATCTGGCTCTCTTTCCCGCCATGGGCTGGATGTGCGTGGCGCCGAACAAGCGTCAGGCTTTTATGGCCCTTGGGCTTTGTGTTTTGCTCGTGGGGGGAATTATGGCGACAGGCAGCCGGGGGGCTTTGTTGTCTGCGTTTCCGGCCCTTTTTGTTTTTCTTGTTTTCGGGTGGCACCGGGTTAAAACGCATTGGCGTATTTTAAGTCTTTTGGGCATATCTGCGATTGCCCTTTTCTTTTTGAGTTCGTTGGGAAACACCTACTATGAGGCAATGGCGTGGCGGGTTATGGACACTGTCCGGCTGGTTCCTGATGATATTTCCAACAACCGCCTGAACATCTGGGCGGGGACCTGGCTGATGATTAAAGACCATTGGCTTTTGGGAACAGGGATTGGAACGTTCTTCCTCTATTATCCGGAATACCGCCTGCCGCAGGACATGACCGGGGCTATAAGTTCGCATAGCGATCCGCTCCAATATTGGGCCGAAATGGGCCTTTTCAGCCTCCTCCTTTTTTACGGTTTTACAGCGGCGGTGCTTGTGCGGACCTTCAGGGCGCTGGCGGCTATTCCAAAAGACTCCGTGCTGCGTATCGCTGTTCTGGCACCTTTTTGCGGGATAAGCGCCGTTGTCGTGCACACGCATGTGACCTTTAACCTCTATAATATCTCGATTTTATTTGGTGTCGGATTTTTACTGTCGGTCTGGTTTCTGGCGACGGGAAAGGTTTTGAAAGACCGGCGTTTTAAAGTCTCTTTTCCTGCAACACTGCCTCTTTCCGTTAAGCAGTTCGTTGTGATGCTTCCTTTTCTTTCCATAGGGTTTCTGCTTTCCACCTATATCGTGAGCGAGCATTTTGTGAACCGGGCCCGCGACAATATTTTTGAAGGCGATCTGAACGCGTTTGCAGGGAATATAGAACGGGCCAATATCATCGGTCTCCAATCCAATTACCGTGCCTATATTCTGGCGGTGAACGTACCGCTGGGGATTTTGCAGGAGAGCGGGAATACGCTTTCCGAAGAACAAAAGAAAGACCTTTACGATCAGGCCACATTGATTTTAAAGCGGGCGCAATATTTAAATCCGCGCAGCGCTTCGGCGCTTTATTATCAGGCCAAGCTGCAAACGCTTGTGCCGGCCTCTTTTTTACCTGCGGATGCGCCGGGCAAAGAAAAACTTTACGCCCGGACCTTGCGCCTTGATCCTCTCCATCTGGGGGCGCGCATGGCGCTGGCAAACGAGATGTATGACAAAGGGGATTTAGGCGGGGCCTTTGCCCTTTTAAAAGAGGGGATGGATTATAAATATAATTCCCCGCTGGCGCTGGGGTTTTACGGGCGCCTGCTGCTGATGTCCATCGAAGCCGACGACAAGGAAACGCAAAGACTTGCAGGAAACAAAATGGTCAGGTTTAAAAAACTCATGGACAGCAGCTACAAAAAGCAGAACACAACGATCGGGCGGCAGCTCTTCGGAGCGGAGGATGTTTTAGGTCCCTAA
- a CDS encoding ABC transporter ATP-binding protein: MSGDAIQIKSLNKTYAASGKAARKVALKDVDLSIPKGSIFGLLGPNGAGKSTIINIMAGLVVKTSGSVKIWDMDIDENPRGCRAAIGVVPQEINFDPFFTPLKLLDIQAGLYGVPKCERRSRDLLALVGLEEQGHSYTRSLSGGMKRRLMVAKALVHTPPVLVLDEPTAGVDVELRQMLWKKVRDLRDQGVTVLLTTHYLEEAEELCDRIAIINHGEIVANDETENLLARIESKEIRFRLAKEFSDIPEGLKKFQAQKEGRRTLMVRYSPEDQCVGEIISLLQKSGHEIHDISTEESDLEDVFLQITRSAE, encoded by the coding sequence ATGAGCGGCGATGCAATCCAGATAAAATCTTTAAACAAAACCTATGCGGCATCGGGTAAAGCCGCCAGAAAAGTCGCGTTGAAGGATGTGGATCTTTCCATTCCAAAAGGGTCTATTTTCGGTCTTTTGGGCCCGAACGGCGCCGGAAAATCTACCATCATTAATATCATGGCGGGCCTTGTGGTAAAAACGTCTGGCAGCGTCAAAATATGGGATATGGATATTGATGAAAATCCGCGCGGGTGCCGGGCCGCCATCGGGGTGGTGCCGCAGGAAATCAATTTCGATCCGTTTTTTACGCCGCTGAAATTACTGGATATTCAGGCAGGACTTTACGGCGTGCCGAAATGCGAACGCCGGAGCCGGGATCTTCTGGCTCTCGTCGGGCTGGAAGAGCAGGGGCATTCCTATACGCGTTCGCTTTCCGGCGGGATGAAACGGCGCTTGATGGTTGCCAAGGCTTTGGTGCATACGCCGCCGGTTCTGGTTCTGGATGAGCCTACCGCCGGTGTGGATGTGGAGTTGCGCCAGATGCTTTGGAAAAAGGTGCGCGATCTGCGCGATCAGGGAGTGACGGTTTTGCTTACCACGCATTATCTGGAAGAGGCCGAGGAATTGTGCGACCGGATCGCCATTATCAACCATGGGGAAATTGTCGCGAACGACGAAACGGAAAACCTGCTGGCCCGGATAGAGAGCAAGGAAATCCGCTTTCGTCTGGCGAAGGAGTTCAGCGATATTCCGGAGGGGCTGAAAAAATTTCAGGCGCAAAAGGAAGGCCGCCGGACGTTAATGGTGCGCTACTCCCCCGAAGACCAGTGCGTGGGTGAAATCATCAGCCTGCTGCAGAAATCCGGGCATGAAATCCATGATATTTCGACAGAAGAAAGCGACCTGGAAGACGTTTTTTTACAAATTACCCGCAGCGCCGAATGA
- a CDS encoding tetratricopeptide repeat protein: MNAPLPQDVLAEEVRDALSLLHEGRTDEAEAAAKGILNQSPDNLAALDILGLVQQKRQDYAQAETLYQKALKMHKEAGIVHFRLGECAHKSGRREDALTYYQKACELTPGNAPMLTVLGKCLLELKRPQEAENVLLKAIEAAPGFLPARMNLAGAYHDLGRFKKAIEQTEAALEINPDLPAAHSNLGSYEEKNQNFETAALHYKKALNLAPNLGIVRANLVSVLEKMNRLDEASDVLDASPEEDSSLLLARARILRRQKKEKQALALLQAWDDTKAVQAHEIVMKYYEMGKLCDGLKNYQDAFLYIEKANNLWLEAPDVQNRDKEEIFKDIEAYQKLFTEDRIGTWSAPVPYIGRPPVMLVGFPRSGTTLLDRLLHAHPQACVMEERPVADTMAETLKNLPDIARIDTLQLAQLQSEYFARAARYMDLEAGKTLIDKMPLNMILLGPMNRIFLDLKAIVVLRHPCDCILSALMQHFLPNKGMLPLAGLESAVRLYTKSFDLLFQYEENLPGLRIHHVRYEDLVEDTEDEARKMLEFIGLQWDKNVLEYHRIKQDKAVTSASYAQVSRPIYKDSLYRWKNYEEHLAPALPALAPYIEKFGYDA; encoded by the coding sequence ATGAATGCTCCGCTTCCTCAAGACGTGTTGGCCGAAGAGGTTCGGGACGCCCTTTCGCTGCTTCATGAAGGGCGCACAGATGAGGCCGAAGCCGCAGCCAAAGGTATTTTAAACCAAAGCCCCGACAACCTTGCCGCCCTTGATATTTTGGGTCTGGTCCAGCAAAAACGGCAAGATTACGCGCAGGCCGAAACCCTCTATCAAAAGGCCCTCAAGATGCATAAAGAGGCCGGCATCGTTCATTTCCGCCTTGGGGAATGCGCCCATAAATCAGGCCGCAGGGAAGACGCCCTCACCTATTATCAAAAAGCCTGCGAGCTGACACCCGGCAACGCGCCCATGCTGACGGTCCTTGGGAAATGCCTGCTGGAGCTAAAACGCCCGCAGGAAGCGGAAAACGTTCTGCTCAAAGCCATTGAAGCGGCGCCCGGTTTTTTACCGGCCCGTATGAATCTCGCCGGCGCTTACCACGATCTGGGCCGGTTCAAAAAAGCCATAGAACAAACGGAAGCCGCGCTGGAAATAAACCCCGACCTTCCGGCAGCCCATTCCAATCTGGGCTCTTATGAGGAGAAAAATCAGAACTTCGAAACCGCCGCCCTTCACTACAAAAAGGCCCTTAATCTGGCTCCAAATCTCGGAATCGTCCGCGCCAACCTTGTATCCGTTCTGGAAAAAATGAACCGGCTTGACGAAGCCTCGGACGTGTTGGACGCCTCGCCTGAAGAAGATTCCTCCCTTTTGCTTGCCAGAGCCCGCATTTTACGGCGGCAGAAAAAAGAGAAACAGGCGCTGGCGCTTTTGCAGGCATGGGACGACACAAAAGCCGTTCAAGCCCATGAAATTGTCATGAAATACTACGAAATGGGAAAACTCTGTGACGGGCTAAAAAATTATCAGGACGCCTTTTTGTACATAGAAAAAGCCAACAACCTTTGGCTGGAAGCGCCGGATGTCCAAAACCGCGACAAAGAAGAAATTTTTAAAGACATCGAAGCCTATCAAAAATTGTTCACGGAAGACCGGATAGGAACATGGAGCGCGCCTGTTCCCTATATCGGTCGCCCCCCTGTCATGCTGGTGGGCTTTCCGCGCAGCGGCACCACGCTGCTCGACCGCCTCCTGCACGCCCATCCGCAAGCCTGCGTCATGGAAGAGCGGCCCGTTGCCGACACAATGGCAGAAACGTTAAAAAACCTGCCGGATATCGCCCGGATTGACACATTGCAGCTTGCACAGCTCCAAAGCGAATATTTTGCCCGCGCGGCGCGTTACATGGATCTGGAAGCGGGGAAAACCCTGATCGACAAAATGCCGCTGAATATGATCCTGCTCGGCCCGATGAACCGCATTTTCCTGGACCTGAAAGCCATTGTCGTGCTGCGCCATCCTTGCGATTGCATTCTCAGCGCCCTGATGCAGCATTTCCTTCCCAACAAAGGCATGCTGCCTCTGGCCGGGCTTGAAAGTGCGGTGCGGCTTTATACAAAAAGCTTTGATTTGCTGTTCCAATATGAAGAAAATCTTCCTGGCCTCCGGATACATCATGTGCGCTATGAAGACCTTGTCGAAGATACAGAAGATGAAGCGCGCAAAATGCTGGAATTTATCGGCCTGCAATGGGACAAAAACGTGCTGGAATATCACAGGATAAAACAGGACAAAGCCGTCACATCGGCCAGCTATGCGCAGGTCAGCCGGCCGATTTACAAGGATTCCCTTTACCGCTGGAAAAATTATGAAGAACATCTGGCGCCGGCCCTGCCCGCCCTCGCGCCCTATATTGAAAAATTCGGCTATGACGCATAA
- a CDS encoding filamentous hemagglutinin N-terminal domain-containing protein, protein MPRFLNSTTLSVFLLSSALYPAGPLHAQGLAADTLPRGGVVTGGAAQLDYETPAELHVRQSSDRAVIDWESFHIGREALTQFHQPGAHSIAVNRVTGAGADPTQILGTLKANGTVMVLDRNGVIFGRGSVVDVGGIIASTGSIDTDRFMSGAPQVEITDINPGGVIVNEGTITVADAGLAAFVAPTIVNAGIIRAKAGRVELAAGTRATLDLYGDGLVELAVEEEALSQTILNTGLIEAQGGQVHLSAAAAKTLVDNLILNSGVVRATAIGRDEAGQIVLMAEGGGVINSGVLDASGRQEGQRGGQIEVLGDHISLLEGTVIDASGHSAPANDVILSASSNVIPSEVEGSDPLADNEDLSTAPPAAASVEMTNEEDAGGTATMTADKQVRSEEDFMAHENRAGGSIKVGGDYLGRGETQTAQTLYVDKNALTLNDAIERGDAGRTIFWSDDTTEFNGLVLSRGGINGGNGGFLETSGKINLLANGFADLGVRYDPTTAVTPAPSSVILSDSEGSHETDGDPSVAALLQDDNLVNPYQKGTYLLDPADITIYGNVDPAFVSTDTTVNLAADLQLWLDAADDTQVTLTYSTDSLGGATAGGTIGTNTITTSADVSANLEVGARIRLGAAGAVTTADTLGSDTYTITNIAGTTITVQETLTTTHAADTLRRGLVSQLSDKSGNNTNHATQSTESEMPIWVKNRFGNVSSLVYDGTDDQLIVADDSSLSFTDNTFQMFITANSDDPNAEQGLLGKRSSWEYSIWKESPGGGNLIFTSWNLGGADVYADIMLTNLDSNNSIYSWGANGVKADLYNNGFFHGFVNKSANSLADGNQPLIIGFGGNAAPDGYWNGTISDIIFYADDLPTEQRQLIEQYQSAKWGIALTPPGTGGTEAAKAMASDGYGVFTTRYLERLSSSADIVLAATNTITLDLKGDTLSLDNDRSISLTTTNGDITDVSAGTIRATRTGSGGNISMTAGGAGNIDLDTTNLEALSGGLVNLDAGGDVTLTQTSALNLGTVQGTNVSLESTGNIGGSGGVISDGGTIDVTAGGDLDFSTIGLRSGGGDITLDGGNDVRLNTSVNAGSGAVSVTAGQDIFVTPHDLTAGLVGHWDFDEGAGTAAADSSGNGNDGTLQNGPIWSADTPFGLGNSLNFDGADDYVEIIDHSSLDLPNTVTGSAWIKVNNDNSAYQILRKKPDGGDSVINFNKTSGNKLQVYISGGDGTWIQGESTNLITADNAWHNVAFSYQANAADSLKIYIDGVGETVVLTGTNPLSQIKTSNQPLHIGSFGGTSTYFDGLIDDVRIYNTALSASDIALLASPFGQIDPVWTSSITTFNAGGDVTLGGAVSGSDAGNAITMVAEGNFVNNAGAGALNAPNGRWLVYSADPDTITPNGLSPAFERYSTTFAGTPPASISQSGNGFIYSAAAPPASLTLPSVYEYNASGNIALSGGTAPRSPSVFLSSEEERGDPEEEGLGSPWGESEEGTSGPDENGNCLVINGVTGGCFVGL, encoded by the coding sequence ATGCCGCGTTTTTTAAATAGCACCACCTTATCTGTGTTCCTTTTATCCTCTGCCCTTTACCCGGCGGGGCCTTTGCATGCGCAAGGTTTGGCGGCGGATACTCTGCCGCGCGGCGGGGTTGTGACAGGCGGCGCGGCGCAGCTGGATTATGAGACGCCTGCCGAGCTGCATGTGCGCCAGTCGAGCGATCGGGCCGTCATTGACTGGGAGAGCTTCCATATCGGGCGGGAGGCCCTGACGCAGTTCCACCAGCCGGGCGCGCACTCCATCGCTGTGAACCGTGTGACGGGCGCAGGAGCGGACCCGACCCAAATTCTGGGCACGCTGAAGGCGAACGGCACCGTGATGGTGCTGGACCGCAACGGGGTAATCTTTGGCAGGGGCTCCGTTGTGGATGTCGGAGGGATTATTGCGTCTACTGGCAGTATTGATACAGATCGATTTATGTCCGGCGCGCCGCAAGTTGAGATCACGGATATCAATCCGGGTGGTGTGATCGTCAATGAAGGCACGATCACGGTGGCGGATGCAGGTCTGGCGGCCTTTGTCGCCCCGACTATTGTCAATGCAGGGATAATCCGCGCAAAAGCCGGACGTGTGGAGCTGGCGGCGGGGACCCGCGCAACGCTGGATTTATACGGCGATGGACTGGTGGAGCTGGCAGTGGAAGAAGAGGCTCTTTCTCAAACGATCCTCAATACGGGCCTGATCGAAGCACAAGGCGGGCAGGTGCATTTAAGCGCGGCGGCGGCGAAGACGCTCGTGGATAATCTGATCCTCAATAGCGGGGTTGTGCGTGCAACAGCCATCGGGCGCGACGAGGCCGGGCAGATTGTGCTCATGGCCGAAGGCGGCGGCGTCATCAATAGCGGCGTACTGGATGCGTCCGGCAGGCAGGAAGGTCAGCGCGGCGGGCAGATTGAAGTGCTGGGGGATCACATCTCCCTGCTGGAAGGCACGGTCATTGACGCTTCCGGTCATTCCGCCCCCGCCAACGATGTCATCCTGAGCGCTTCTTCCAATGTCATCCCGAGCGAAGTCGAGGGATCTGACCCGTTAGCAGACAATGAAGATCTCTCCACTGCGCCGCCTGCGGCGGCTTCGGTCGAGATGACAAATGAGGAAGATGCCGGGGGAACGGCCACCATGACGGCCGATAAACAGGTTCGCAGCGAAGAAGACTTCATGGCCCATGAAAACCGTGCGGGCGGGTCGATCAAGGTGGGCGGAGATTATCTGGGCCGGGGCGAGACGCAAACGGCGCAAACCTTATATGTAGACAAGAATGCTCTGACTTTGAACGACGCCATTGAGCGTGGCGATGCGGGCCGCACGATTTTCTGGTCGGACGATACAACCGAATTTAACGGCCTCGTGCTTAGCAGAGGTGGCATCAATGGCGGCAATGGCGGGTTTCTGGAAACGTCGGGCAAAATCAACCTGCTGGCCAACGGATTTGCGGATTTGGGCGTGCGGTATGATCCAACCACAGCCGTCACCCCCGCGCCCTCTTCTGTCATCCTGAGCGATAGCGAAGGATCTCACGAAACGGACGGAGATCCTTCAGTCGCTGCGCTCCTTCAGGATGACAATTTGGTCAACCCCTACCAAAAAGGCACCTACCTCCTCGACCCCGCAGACATCACCATCTACGGCAACGTCGATCCGGCTTTTGTGAGCACGGACACAACCGTTAATCTCGCCGCAGACCTCCAGCTCTGGCTGGATGCAGCAGACGATACACAAGTCACGCTCACCTACTCTACCGACAGTCTCGGCGGGGCAACTGCCGGAGGGACCATAGGCACCAATACCATTACAACCAGCGCAGATGTATCTGCGAACCTTGAAGTTGGCGCACGGATTAGACTGGGCGCTGCCGGTGCAGTCACCACGGCCGACACGCTTGGCAGCGATACCTACACCATCACGAATATTGCAGGCACCACAATCACCGTGCAGGAAACTCTTACAACGACCCATGCCGCCGATACGCTTCGCCGTGGGTTGGTGAGTCAGTTGTCAGACAAATCAGGAAATAATACAAATCATGCTACCCAGTCCACCGAATCTGAAATGCCGATTTGGGTAAAAAACAGATTTGGCAATGTTTCGTCTCTTGTTTATGACGGTACAGATGACCAGTTAATCGTAGCAGATGACAGCTCTTTATCGTTTACAGATAACACATTTCAAATGTTTATAACGGCAAACTCCGACGATCCTAATGCAGAACAGGGCCTTTTGGGTAAACGATCATCATGGGAATACAGTATATGGAAAGAGAGTCCTGGCGGTGGAAATTTGATTTTTACTTCGTGGAATTTAGGCGGCGCAGACGTTTACGCTGACATAATGTTAACTAATCTAGATAGCAATAATTCAATTTATTCGTGGGGCGCGAATGGAGTTAAAGCTGATTTATACAATAATGGTTTCTTTCATGGATTCGTAAATAAAAGTGCAAATTCGTTAGCCGATGGAAATCAACCTCTGATAATAGGGTTTGGTGGAAATGCTGCACCGGATGGTTATTGGAATGGGACGATTTCAGATATTATTTTCTATGCAGATGATTTGCCTACAGAACAACGCCAACTCATTGAACAATACCAATCCGCGAAATGGGGGATTGCGCTGACGCCGCCGGGGACGGGCGGGACGGAAGCGGCAAAGGCGATGGCATCGGACGGGTACGGGGTGTTTACGACGCGCTATCTGGAGCGCCTCTCAAGCAGCGCGGATATTGTGCTGGCAGCCACCAACACGATTACGCTGGATTTAAAGGGCGATACGCTCAGCCTCGATAACGACCGCTCTATCTCTTTAACCACCACGAACGGCGATATCACGGATGTGTCCGCCGGGACGATCCGCGCGACCCGCACAGGCAGCGGCGGGAATATTTCGATGACCGCCGGGGGCGCGGGAAATATCGATCTGGACACCACCAATCTCGAAGCCTTAAGCGGCGGGCTGGTGAATCTCGATGCCGGGGGGGATGTCACGCTTACGCAGACCAGCGCGCTGAACCTCGGCACGGTTCAGGGGACAAATGTCTCTTTGGAGAGTACGGGCAATATTGGCGGCAGCGGCGGGGTCATTTCGGATGGCGGGACGATTGACGTGACCGCCGGGGGCGATCTGGATTTTTCAACTATCGGCCTGCGCTCGGGCGGGGGCGACATCACGCTGGACGGCGGCAATGATGTACGGCTGAATACGAGCGTCAACGCCGGAAGCGGCGCCGTTTCCGTCACCGCCGGGCAGGATATTTTCGTGACGCCCCATGACTTAACGGCGGGCCTCGTCGGCCACTGGGATTTCGATGAAGGCGCAGGCACCGCCGCCGCCGATTCTAGCGGCAACGGCAATGACGGCACGCTTCAAAACGGCCCGATATGGTCTGCCGATACCCCCTTCGGTCTCGGCAATAGCCTCAATTTCGATGGAGCGGATGATTATGTGGAAATAATAGACCATAGCTCACTTGATCTTCCTAACACCGTAACAGGATCAGCATGGATTAAAGTTAATAATGATAATAGTGCATACCAAATATTAAGAAAGAAGCCGGATGGTGGTGACAGCGTTATCAATTTTAACAAAACCAGTGGTAATAAGCTGCAAGTATACATTTCTGGAGGAGATGGCACTTGGATACAGGGTGAGTCTACAAATTTAATAACTGCTGATAACGCATGGCATAATGTAGCCTTTTCCTATCAAGCTAATGCAGCAGATTCTTTGAAAATTTACATTGATGGTGTTGGAGAAACTGTAGTTCTTACTGGTACTAACCCTCTTTCTCAAATAAAGACCTCTAATCAACCACTACATATAGGTTCCTTTGGAGGAACGAGTACATATTTTGACGGCCTCATAGACGACGTACGCATTTATAACACGGCGTTATCGGCCAGTGATATTGCGTTGCTGGCTTCGCCTTTTGGGCAGATTGATCCCGTTTGGACCTCCAGCATTACGACGTTCAACGCCGGGGGTGATGTGACGCTCGGCGGTGCGGTAAGCGGCAGTGATGCAGGTAACGCCATCACCATGGTGGCGGAGGGTAACTTCGTCAATAATGCGGGCGCAGGCGCATTGAATGCTCCGAACGGCCGATGGCTGGTGTATTCCGCCGACCCGGATACGATCACGCCGAATGGACTCTCTCCCGCTTTTGAACGCTATAGCACGACCTTCGCGGGCACGCCGCCTGCCTCCATAAGCCAAAGCGGCAACGGGTTTATCTATAGCGCCGCCGCGCCGCCAGCGAGCCTAACCCTGCCAAGCGTTTACGAATATAATGCGAGCGGAAATATCGCTCTTTCCGGAGGCACCGCGCCGCGGAGCCCTTCGGTTTTTCTTTCTTCCGAAGAGGAAAGGGGCGATCCAGAGGAAGAAGGTTTGGGCTCGCCCTGGGGAGAAAGCGAAGAAGGAACTTCAGGGCCCGATGAGAACGGCAATTGTCTTGTGATAAACGGCGTCACCGGCGGCTGCTTTGTCGGGCTGTAA
- a CDS encoding DMT family transporter, giving the protein MQSNQPDIVDNLSLTFPLHTPNSKGILCAFLGYSLFAVSNALMKGTASDVSVYNIVFWNDVFALLAVFALHRQLGGFRKTLQTRYLKFHLLRSVLLTLQFICLIFALAAMPMANSYSLFFCAPLITTFLAIPFLKEKAHLFHWISLLGGITGILIILNPEARQFNMGVLYALASALLVSLGNLANRKIGQDETKFSFAFYPILSTLIISGGLSLAEFKVPEARHMFMLALAGIGSGTGVLLVGMAFTLTSTAAASSFLYIQMVWAVVLGYLMFGDVLTLRIAAGSAFIIVSGLYLVWHEKKGNEKTF; this is encoded by the coding sequence TTGCAATCAAATCAACCCGATATTGTGGATAACTTGTCCTTGACCTTCCCTCTCCATACCCCGAATTCGAAAGGTATTTTATGCGCTTTTCTGGGCTATAGCCTGTTTGCCGTTTCAAACGCCCTCATGAAGGGAACGGCTTCGGACGTGTCTGTCTACAATATCGTCTTCTGGAACGATGTTTTTGCCCTGCTTGCTGTTTTCGCCCTGCACCGCCAGCTCGGGGGATTTCGAAAGACTCTCCAAACCCGGTATCTGAAATTCCATTTGCTCCGCTCCGTCCTGTTAACCCTGCAATTCATTTGCCTGATCTTCGCTTTGGCCGCCATGCCCATGGCCAACAGCTACAGCCTCTTTTTTTGCGCGCCCCTCATCACGACCTTTCTGGCCATTCCTTTCCTGAAAGAAAAAGCGCATCTGTTTCACTGGATATCGCTTCTGGGAGGAATAACCGGCATTCTCATTATTCTGAATCCGGAGGCCCGGCAGTTTAACATGGGCGTTCTTTACGCCCTTGCGTCCGCGCTTTTAGTGTCGCTTGGAAACCTTGCCAACCGGAAAATAGGACAGGACGAAACGAAGTTTTCCTTTGCCTTTTATCCCATCCTTTCGACACTGATTATCTCCGGCGGACTGAGTCTGGCGGAATTTAAAGTCCCCGAGGCCCGGCACATGTTTATGCTGGCCCTCGCCGGAATAGGGTCCGGCACCGGCGTCCTGCTTGTCGGGATGGCTTTTACCCTGACCTCGACGGCTGCCGCCTCCTCTTTCCTGTATATCCAGATGGTCTGGGCCGTTGTACTGGGCTATCTGATGTTCGGAGATGTTTTAACCCTGAGAATCGCCGCCGGATCGGCCTTTATTATCGTGAGCGGACTCTATCTGGTCTGGCACGAGAAAAAGGGGAACGAAAAAACCTTTTAG